In Dromaius novaehollandiae isolate bDroNov1 chromosome 3, bDroNov1.hap1, whole genome shotgun sequence, the following are encoded in one genomic region:
- the NANP gene encoding N-acylneuraminate-9-phosphatase, producing the protein MGLQGVKAVFFDLDNTLVDTAAAGRRAIEEVVNALRSKHRCGEEEARVICDKVRAKLLKECHDPAKMCITDLRISHWEEAIQETMGGQANRSLAAECYFLWKTTRLQHLTLAEDTRGMLTELRKVVRLLLLTNGDKQTQREKIEACACQPYFDAIVVGGEQKEEKPAPSIFHYCCNLLGVQPAECIMVGDSLDTDIQGGLNAGLKATVWLNKKMTTPLDTSPVPHYVISSVLDLPALLQKMDHKINTNLETDHMVSSNEVH; encoded by the exons atGGGGCTACAGGGCGTCAAGGCCGTCTTCTTCGACCTGGACAACACGCTGGTCgacacggcggcggcgggccggcgcgCCATCGAGGAG GTTGTTAATGCCCTGCGGTCAAAGCATCGCTGTGGCGAGGAAGAAGCCCGTGTCATTTGCGATAAGGTGCGGGCGAAACTTCTCAAGGAGTGTCACGATCCCGCTAAAATGTGCATCACTGACCTGAGGATCTCGCACTGGGAGGAAGCTATACAGGAAACGATGGGGGGGCAGGCGAACCGCAGTCTGGCCGCCGAATGCTATTTCCTGTGGAAGACGACCCGCCTGCAGCATCTCACCTTGGCGGAGGACACGCGAGGCATGCTCACGGAGCTGCGGAAAGTGGTCCGCTTGCTGCTCTTGACTAACGGAGACAAGCAAACCCAGAGGGAGAAGATCGAAGCGTGTGCCTGCCAGCCATACTTTGATGCTATTGTTGTGGGAGGAGAACAGAAAGAGGAGAAACCGGCACCATCTATATTTCATTACTGTTGCAATCTTCTGGGGGTGCAGCCTGCAGAGTGTATTATGGTTGGCGACTCTCTAGACACAGATATTCAAGGAGGCCTGAATGCAGGCTTGAAAGCAACTGTCTGGTTAAACAAAAAAATGACGACCCCCTTAGATACCTCCCCAGTACCTCATTATGTTATATCTTCTGTTCTCGATCTTCCAGCGCTTTTACAGAAGATGGACCACAAAATTAATACTAACTTAGAAACCGACCATATGGTTAGCAGTAATGAGGTACATTGA